In Myxococcus stipitatus, the following are encoded in one genomic region:
- a CDS encoding anthranilate synthase component I family protein — MDAQERKAAYRRLAEQGQAVPVSVELPADLDTPLSAYLKLGGGSRGFILESCYGGERFGRYSHVGAHAAGRVRLDSRGATVWRGSHEERREGKPLEVLRALWRELAVARLPGEAPFLGGLVGYMDYNCVSWVEPTVPDRHPRDTSFPDSEWLVSEDFVTHDSRTGTLKVTAIARPSLHGSVAASLKDAEERARGMADRLLKPLPPEAYAPSPRMKADADPVACWDRASYEAAVERAQEYIRAGDIFQVVLARRFESRGAPPPLSLYRALRRVNPSPYLFLVELGEARALVGASPELLVQVRDGDVVVRPIAGTRRRGASEAEDLALEKELLADEKERAEHIMLVDLGRNDVGRVAAPGSVRVEDMMVIERYSHVMHIVSQVRGKLDSRFDALDALASTFPAGTVSGAPKIRAMQIIDELEVQRRGPYSGAVGYLSFCGTLDVAIALRTFFVDGDRTMWTAGAGLVADSVPSKEADETEAKAGAMAAALRLAREGGGR, encoded by the coding sequence ATGGATGCACAGGAGCGGAAGGCGGCCTATCGCCGGCTCGCGGAGCAGGGTCAGGCGGTCCCGGTCTCGGTGGAGTTGCCGGCGGACCTGGACACGCCGCTGTCGGCGTATCTGAAGCTGGGCGGAGGCTCGCGCGGCTTCATTCTGGAGTCGTGCTACGGCGGCGAGCGCTTCGGGCGCTACAGCCACGTGGGCGCGCATGCCGCGGGGCGGGTCCGGTTGGATTCGCGCGGTGCCACCGTGTGGCGGGGCTCACACGAGGAGCGCCGGGAGGGCAAGCCGCTGGAGGTCCTGCGGGCGTTGTGGCGCGAGCTCGCGGTGGCGCGGCTGCCGGGCGAGGCCCCATTCCTGGGTGGGCTGGTCGGGTACATGGATTACAACTGTGTCTCCTGGGTGGAGCCGACCGTCCCGGACCGTCATCCGCGAGACACGTCGTTCCCCGACTCCGAATGGCTGGTGTCCGAGGACTTCGTCACCCACGACTCCCGCACCGGCACGCTCAAGGTCACCGCCATCGCGCGGCCCTCGCTGCATGGCAGCGTGGCGGCTTCGCTGAAGGACGCGGAGGAGCGCGCTCGGGGCATGGCGGACCGGCTGCTCAAACCGCTGCCTCCGGAGGCCTATGCGCCCTCGCCGCGCATGAAGGCGGACGCGGACCCGGTGGCTTGCTGGGACCGCGCCAGCTACGAGGCCGCGGTGGAGCGCGCGCAGGAATACATCCGCGCGGGCGACATCTTCCAGGTCGTGCTCGCGCGGCGCTTCGAGTCGCGGGGAGCGCCGCCGCCGCTGTCACTCTATCGGGCGCTGCGCCGGGTGAATCCCTCGCCGTACCTGTTCCTGGTGGAGCTGGGGGAGGCTCGCGCGCTGGTGGGGGCGTCCCCCGAGTTGCTCGTGCAGGTGCGCGACGGCGACGTGGTGGTGCGACCCATCGCCGGCACGCGGCGGCGCGGCGCTTCCGAGGCCGAGGACCTGGCGCTGGAGAAGGAGTTGCTCGCGGACGAGAAGGAGCGCGCCGAGCACATCATGCTGGTGGACCTGGGCCGCAATGACGTGGGGCGCGTGGCGGCGCCGGGCTCGGTGCGCGTGGAAGACATGATGGTCATCGAGCGCTACAGCCACGTGATGCACATCGTCTCGCAGGTGCGCGGGAAGCTGGACTCGCGGTTCGATGCGCTCGACGCGCTGGCCAGCACCTTCCCGGCGGGCACCGTGTCGGGGGCTCCGAAGATTCGGGCGATGCAGATCATCGACGAGCTGGAGGTGCAGCGGCGCGGACCGTACTCGGGCGCGGTGGGATATCTGTCCTTCTGCGGCACGCTGGACGTGGCCATCGCGCTGCGCACGTTCTTCGTCGACGGAGACCGGACGATGTGGACCGCGGGCGCGGGCCTGGTGGCGGACTCGGTGCCGTCGAAGGAGGCGGATGAGACGGAGGCCAAGGCGGGTGCCATGGCCGCCGCGCTCCGGTTGGCTCGCGAGGGAGGTGGCCGATGA
- a CDS encoding aminodeoxychorismate/anthranilate synthase component II, translating to MILVIDNYDSFTFNLVQLFYTLGAEVKVVRNDALDVAAVDAQGASHLVISPGPCTPHEAGVSVAAIARSRVPVLGVCLGHQSIGAAFGGKVVRAPEPVHGKSARIQHGGSGVFTGASQGFQAARYHSLVVEAASLPPELEATAWSQDGLIMALRHRERPVVGFQFHPESVLTPEGPTLVRNFLEGRL from the coding sequence ATGATTCTCGTCATCGACAACTACGACTCGTTCACCTTCAACCTCGTCCAGCTCTTCTACACGCTGGGCGCCGAGGTGAAGGTGGTGCGCAACGACGCGCTCGACGTGGCCGCGGTTGATGCCCAGGGCGCCTCGCACCTCGTGATTTCTCCTGGGCCGTGTACGCCGCACGAGGCGGGTGTGAGCGTCGCCGCCATCGCGCGCTCCCGCGTGCCGGTGCTGGGCGTGTGTCTGGGACACCAGTCCATCGGCGCGGCGTTCGGGGGCAAGGTGGTGCGTGCGCCCGAGCCCGTTCATGGCAAGTCCGCGCGCATCCAGCACGGGGGGAGTGGTGTGTTCACCGGGGCGAGCCAGGGGTTCCAGGCGGCGCGCTACCACTCGCTGGTGGTGGAGGCGGCGTCGTTGCCTCCGGAGTTGGAGGCCACCGCGTGGAGCCAGGATGGACTCATCATGGCACTGCGTCACCGCGAGCGGCCCGTGGTGGGCTTCCAGTTCCATCCCGAGAGCGTGCTGACTCCCGAGGGGCCGACGTTGGTGCGGAACTTCCTCGAGGGGCGGCTCTGA
- a CDS encoding histidine phosphatase family protein, with protein MRSGGSAPGARGVHTLPTMKTQGPRVVLVRHGETAWSRSGQHTGRTDVPLLEDGRKMAVMLAAPLRAWHFAQVWTSPLSRAFETCALAGYGDVARRSDDLMEWDYGDYEGRTRAEIQVENPGWTLWKDGVPHGETAEQVGARADRVIARARTEPGDILIFSHGHFLRVLASRWLRLPPTDGRLFLLSTGSISVLSSDGDAAQPALAGWNDTTHLEA; from the coding sequence ATGCGCTCGGGAGGCTCCGCGCCGGGCGCGCGGGGAGTGCACACACTCCCGACAATGAAAACGCAGGGTCCTCGAGTGGTGCTCGTCCGGCATGGGGAAACAGCATGGAGCCGGAGTGGACAGCACACGGGCCGCACGGACGTCCCGCTGTTGGAGGATGGGCGGAAGATGGCGGTGATGCTCGCCGCGCCCCTGCGCGCATGGCACTTCGCCCAGGTGTGGACCAGCCCTCTCAGCCGAGCATTCGAGACCTGTGCCCTGGCCGGTTACGGCGACGTGGCGCGCCGGAGCGACGACCTCATGGAGTGGGACTACGGCGACTATGAGGGCCGCACCCGCGCGGAGATACAAGTGGAGAATCCCGGCTGGACACTCTGGAAGGACGGCGTCCCTCACGGCGAGACAGCGGAACAGGTAGGCGCTCGCGCGGACCGCGTCATCGCTCGCGCGCGAACGGAGCCGGGGGACATCCTCATCTTCTCCCACGGCCACTTCCTCAGGGTGCTGGCCTCACGGTGGCTGAGACTGCCTCCCACCGATGGGCGCTTGTTCCTGCTGAGCACCGGCTCCATCAGCGTCCTGAGCTCTGACGGAGATGCCGCCCAGCCAGCGCTCGCCGGCTGGAACGACACCACCCACTTGGAGGCCTGA
- the trpA gene encoding tryptophan synthase subunit alpha yields the protein MSGEIAKAFARAKARGEGALVAYGMAGDPDLPRSVDVFAAMVEGGADIIEVGVAFSDPIADGPVIQGAAERALKAGSTLKRVLDEVVPELRRRCPETPLVIMTYVNVIMAMGEERFAKLARERGVSGAILPDLPPEESGSLRATFDAAGVDLIPLCAPTTPQARAEAIAKDARGFVYCVSVAGVTGMRAQLPADLSQRLELVRKASLVPVVAGFGISTAEQARTLSAHADGVVVGSAIVRAAHSEGPQAARAMCAEIKRGLKR from the coding sequence GTGAGCGGAGAGATTGCGAAGGCCTTCGCCCGAGCCAAGGCGCGCGGCGAGGGAGCACTGGTTGCCTACGGCATGGCCGGAGACCCGGACCTGCCCCGCTCGGTGGACGTGTTCGCCGCGATGGTGGAAGGCGGCGCGGACATCATCGAGGTGGGCGTGGCGTTCAGCGACCCCATCGCCGACGGCCCCGTCATCCAGGGCGCCGCCGAGCGTGCGCTGAAGGCGGGCTCCACCTTGAAGCGCGTGTTGGACGAAGTGGTGCCGGAGCTCCGTCGACGCTGCCCGGAAACCCCGCTGGTCATCATGACGTACGTCAACGTCATCATGGCGATGGGCGAGGAGCGCTTCGCGAAGCTGGCGCGCGAGCGCGGCGTCTCGGGGGCCATCCTCCCGGACCTCCCTCCCGAGGAGAGCGGCAGCCTGCGCGCCACGTTCGACGCGGCGGGGGTGGACCTGATTCCTCTCTGCGCGCCCACGACGCCTCAAGCTCGCGCGGAGGCCATCGCGAAGGACGCACGAGGCTTCGTCTATTGCGTGTCCGTGGCCGGCGTCACCGGCATGCGCGCGCAGTTGCCCGCGGACCTGTCACAGCGTTTGGAGCTCGTGCGCAAGGCCTCCCTCGTGCCCGTGGTGGCGGGCTTCGGCATCTCCACCGCCGAGCAGGCGCGCACCTTGTCGGCGCACGCGGACGGCGTGGTCGTGGGAAGCGCCATCGTGCGCGCCGCACACTCGGAGGGCCCTCAGGCCGCCCGAGCCATGTGCGCTGAAATCAAGCGTGGGCTGAAGCGCTAG
- the trpB gene encoding tryptophan synthase subunit beta, translated as MNTQTAVGRFGRFGGRYVPETLVPALMELEEAYTAARADPTFDAEVAQVLREFVGRPTTLTPARRLTEAWGGAHVWLKREDLAHTGAHKINNTVGQVLLARRMGKKRIIAETGAGQHGVATATACALFGLPCEVFMGALDVERQALNVFRMRALGAVVRPVESGSRTLKDAMNEAMRTWVSQVSDTHYVIGSAAGPHPYPTVVRDFQAIIGTELRTQAQAAFGKLPDAIVACVGGGSNAIGVLHPFIGDASVRLIGVEAGGHGLDSGQHGASLTLGTEGVLHGSRSLVLQDADGQIQEAHSISAGLDYPGVGPELAHLAKTGRMEVRTATDDEALAAFYEVARLEGILPALETSHAFARGKELARELGAGKYLVINCSGRGDKDVATISARGVPPAVGVKP; from the coding sequence ATGAACACGCAGACTGCCGTCGGACGCTTCGGGCGTTTCGGCGGACGCTACGTGCCGGAGACGCTCGTCCCGGCACTGATGGAACTGGAAGAAGCCTATACGGCCGCCCGCGCGGACCCGACGTTCGACGCGGAAGTGGCCCAGGTGCTCCGCGAGTTCGTGGGGCGCCCCACCACCCTGACTCCCGCTCGCCGGCTCACCGAGGCATGGGGAGGCGCACACGTCTGGCTCAAGCGCGAGGACCTCGCGCACACGGGCGCGCACAAAATCAACAACACCGTGGGACAGGTGCTGCTCGCGCGGCGCATGGGCAAGAAGCGAATCATCGCGGAGACGGGCGCGGGCCAGCACGGCGTCGCCACCGCCACCGCATGTGCCCTCTTCGGCCTCCCGTGTGAAGTCTTCATGGGCGCGCTGGACGTGGAGCGGCAGGCCCTCAACGTCTTCCGCATGCGAGCCCTCGGCGCCGTCGTCCGGCCCGTGGAGTCTGGCTCGAGGACGCTGAAGGACGCGATGAACGAGGCCATGCGGACCTGGGTCTCGCAGGTCTCGGATACGCACTACGTCATCGGCAGCGCGGCGGGTCCGCATCCGTACCCGACGGTGGTGCGCGACTTCCAGGCCATCATCGGCACCGAGCTGCGCACCCAAGCCCAGGCGGCGTTCGGCAAATTGCCGGATGCGATTGTCGCGTGTGTGGGCGGAGGCTCGAACGCCATCGGCGTCCTGCACCCCTTCATCGGCGATGCGAGCGTGCGACTCATCGGCGTCGAGGCCGGTGGACACGGACTGGACTCGGGCCAGCATGGCGCGTCGCTGACGCTGGGCACCGAGGGCGTGCTGCATGGCTCGCGCTCGCTGGTGCTCCAGGACGCGGACGGACAGATTCAGGAAGCGCACAGCATCTCCGCGGGCCTGGATTATCCGGGCGTGGGCCCCGAGCTCGCGCACCTCGCGAAGACGGGCCGCATGGAGGTCCGCACCGCCACGGACGACGAGGCGTTGGCGGCGTTCTACGAAGTGGCTCGACTGGAGGGCATCCTCCCCGCGCTCGAGACGTCACACGCCTTCGCGCGCGGCAAGGAACTCGCGCGAGAGCTGGGCGCCGGCAAGTACCTGGTCATCAACTGCTCGGGCCGGGGAGACAAGGACGTCGCGACGATTTCCGCGCGAGGCGTGCCGCCCGCGGTGGGGGTGAAGCCGTGA
- a CDS encoding phosphoribosylanthranilate isomerase: protein MSVRVKVCGVTRLEDARAAWESGVDALGLNFYARSPRCVSLETARALARTRPPLGAVIGVFVNASPDDIRAAVKECGLTAVQLHGDEPPEACSGYGVPVIKALRVHGAEDVTRARAYLGVGDVAGLLLDGAAPGYGGGGVGFDWSLVAGLSGSGVPVLVAGGLKPSNVAEAVRATRPYGVDVASGVESAPGIKDMDAVRAFVRTAKSINLWE from the coding sequence ATGAGCGTTCGAGTGAAGGTCTGTGGTGTCACGCGGCTCGAGGATGCTCGGGCCGCGTGGGAGTCGGGCGTGGATGCGCTGGGCCTCAACTTCTACGCACGCTCCCCCCGGTGCGTGAGTCTGGAGACGGCCCGAGCGCTCGCGCGCACCCGGCCACCGCTGGGCGCGGTGATCGGCGTGTTCGTCAACGCCTCGCCTGACGACATCCGCGCTGCCGTGAAGGAGTGCGGCCTCACGGCCGTGCAACTCCATGGCGACGAACCGCCCGAAGCCTGTTCCGGCTACGGCGTTCCCGTCATCAAGGCGCTGCGTGTGCACGGAGCCGAAGACGTGACCCGCGCACGGGCATACCTGGGTGTCGGCGACGTGGCGGGGCTCCTGCTGGACGGGGCCGCGCCTGGGTACGGCGGAGGCGGCGTGGGCTTCGACTGGTCGCTGGTCGCGGGACTGTCGGGCAGCGGCGTGCCTGTACTGGTCGCGGGAGGGCTCAAGCCCTCCAACGTGGCGGAAGCCGTGCGCGCGACGCGGCCATATGGAGTGGACGTGGCCAGCGGGGTGGAGTCGGCCCCGGGCATCAAAGACATGGATGCGGTGCGCGCCTTCGTGCGCACCGCGAAGTCCATCAACCTCTGGGAGTGA
- a CDS encoding indole-3-glycerol phosphate synthase TrpC, whose translation MARKRRELAERPLLAPRRRPEPRDFAGALLRRAAGRPVSVIAEVKRKSPSGGAFPHADVVAVARAYEAAGASAISVLTDGPDFGGALEDLVAVRAAVSLPVLRKDFLVAAREVEESAAWGADAILLIADALEDGELREMLATAHQVKVAALVEAHTEAHAERALAAGARLVGINNRDLATLKTDVGTALRVMPKLRSRAQVLVAESGLKSVAELRAARDAGADSVLVGESLLRDAEPGRALRRLLGEEGGSP comes from the coding sequence ATGGCGCGCAAGCGCCGGGAGCTGGCGGAGAGGCCGCTCCTGGCGCCACGACGTCGGCCCGAGCCGCGTGACTTCGCGGGGGCCTTGCTGCGTCGAGCAGCGGGTCGTCCCGTGAGTGTCATCGCGGAGGTGAAGCGCAAGAGTCCGTCAGGAGGGGCGTTTCCTCATGCGGACGTGGTGGCGGTGGCGCGAGCCTACGAGGCCGCGGGGGCCAGCGCCATCAGCGTGCTCACGGACGGGCCGGACTTCGGTGGAGCGCTGGAGGACCTGGTCGCGGTGCGCGCGGCGGTGTCGCTGCCGGTGCTGCGAAAGGACTTCCTCGTCGCCGCGCGCGAAGTGGAGGAGAGCGCGGCGTGGGGCGCGGACGCGATTCTGCTCATCGCGGATGCGCTGGAGGACGGCGAGCTGCGGGAGATGCTGGCCACGGCGCACCAGGTGAAGGTGGCCGCGTTGGTGGAGGCTCACACGGAGGCGCACGCCGAGCGGGCACTGGCCGCGGGAGCCCGGTTGGTGGGCATCAACAACCGCGACCTGGCCACGTTGAAGACAGACGTGGGCACGGCGCTGCGGGTGATGCCGAAGCTGCGCTCTCGGGCGCAGGTGCTGGTGGCCGAGAGCGGGCTCAAGTCCGTGGCGGAGCTGCGCGCCGCGAGAGACGCAGGCGCGGACTCGGTGCTGGTGGGCGAGTCGCTCCTGCGCGACGCGGAGCCCGGCCGGGCCCTGCGGCGGCTCTTGGGCGAGGAAGGTGGCTCGCCATGA
- the trpD gene encoding anthranilate phosphoribosyltransferase produces the protein MTLKEALGKVVSRRDLTREEMARIMGLMLAGEASPAQVGALATALKMKGETEDEILGAAEAMRACAAKLSPRAEVVLDTCGTGGDGAHTFNISTAVAFVAAGAGVTVAKHGNRAVSSRCGSADVLAALGVAMERPHERVALDIDEHGVGFLFAPSHHSAMKHVAQARRDMGFHSMFNLLGPLTNPAGARYQLLGTFDGTRVEQTARVLGRLGSRRAWVVHGHDGLDEVSPCAPTQVAELRADGTVHTFTVRPEDAGLEVVSREDIAGGDAEENAKRLRSLLDGERSGLRTAVLLNAAAALVVVGQSPDLREGVKKAERAIDSGAAARKLSALIHGAAS, from the coding sequence ATGACGCTCAAGGAAGCGCTGGGCAAGGTGGTGAGCCGGCGCGACCTCACCCGCGAGGAGATGGCCCGCATCATGGGCCTGATGCTCGCGGGAGAGGCGTCGCCTGCTCAAGTGGGGGCGCTGGCGACAGCGCTCAAGATGAAGGGAGAGACCGAGGACGAAATCCTTGGCGCGGCGGAGGCCATGCGGGCCTGCGCGGCGAAGCTCTCTCCCCGCGCGGAGGTGGTGCTCGACACCTGCGGTACGGGGGGTGATGGGGCGCACACCTTCAACATCTCCACCGCGGTGGCCTTCGTGGCCGCCGGGGCGGGGGTGACGGTGGCCAAGCATGGCAACCGCGCGGTCTCCAGCCGGTGTGGCAGCGCGGATGTGTTGGCCGCGCTGGGTGTCGCCATGGAGCGACCGCACGAGCGCGTCGCGTTGGACATCGACGAGCACGGGGTGGGATTTCTCTTCGCGCCGTCGCATCACAGCGCCATGAAGCACGTGGCGCAGGCGCGGCGGGACATGGGCTTTCACAGCATGTTCAACCTGCTGGGTCCGCTGACGAACCCGGCGGGTGCGCGCTATCAGCTCCTGGGGACGTTCGACGGCACCCGGGTGGAGCAGACGGCGCGAGTGCTGGGGAGGTTGGGCAGCCGCCGTGCGTGGGTGGTGCATGGGCATGACGGGCTGGATGAGGTCTCTCCCTGTGCGCCGACGCAGGTGGCGGAGCTTCGTGCGGACGGCACTGTGCACACCTTCACGGTGAGGCCCGAGGACGCGGGGCTGGAGGTGGTGTCTCGCGAGGACATCGCGGGTGGCGACGCGGAGGAGAACGCGAAGCGGTTGCGTTCGCTGCTCGATGGAGAGCGGTCCGGGTTGCGCACGGCGGTGCTGCTCAACGCGGCGGCGGCGCTCGTGGTGGTGGGCCAGTCGCCGGACCTGAGAGAGGGCGTGAAGAAGGCGGAGCGCGCCATCGACTCGGGGGCGGCGGCGAGGAAGCTCTCGGCGCTCATTCACGGGGCCGCGTCGTGA
- the aroF gene encoding 3-deoxy-7-phosphoheptulonate synthase, with amino-acid sequence MLIVMRPDATAQDIERVNDEIRRRGWQPHAIPGGTRTAIGITGNPGAVEPEPFRVLPGVADAVSISQPFKLVSREVKPDDTQLRVGDLTIGGSSFHVIAGPCSVESREQILSTAHAVKKSGATMLRGGAFKPRTSPYEFQGLKGDGLALLAEARKETGLLVTTEVKDTATLDAVAESTDILQIGARNMQNFSLLEAVGERRKPVLLKRGMSATIKELLMAAEYIVARGNTQVILCERGIRTFETMTRNTLDLNAVPMLKALSHLPVFVDPSHGIGVRKAVPAMMRAAVAVGADGIIVEVHPDPPRAKSDGAQSLDFPEFDKSMHEVRAIARAMGREVVQLG; translated from the coding sequence ATGTTGATCGTGATGCGACCAGACGCGACGGCCCAGGACATCGAGCGTGTGAACGACGAGATCCGCCGTCGTGGTTGGCAACCGCACGCGATTCCAGGGGGCACTCGCACGGCCATCGGCATCACCGGCAACCCCGGCGCGGTGGAGCCTGAACCCTTCCGAGTGCTGCCCGGCGTCGCGGACGCGGTCTCCATCTCCCAGCCGTTCAAGCTCGTCAGCCGCGAGGTGAAGCCGGACGACACGCAGCTGCGCGTGGGCGACCTCACCATCGGTGGTTCGTCCTTCCACGTCATCGCGGGTCCGTGTTCGGTGGAGTCGCGTGAGCAGATTCTCTCCACCGCGCACGCGGTGAAGAAGTCGGGCGCCACCATGTTGCGCGGTGGCGCGTTCAAGCCGCGCACCAGCCCCTATGAGTTCCAGGGCCTCAAGGGCGACGGCCTGGCGCTGCTCGCCGAGGCGCGCAAGGAGACGGGCCTGCTCGTCACCACCGAGGTGAAGGACACCGCGACGTTGGACGCGGTGGCCGAGTCCACGGACATCCTCCAGATTGGCGCGCGCAACATGCAGAACTTCAGCCTGCTGGAGGCGGTGGGCGAGCGCCGCAAGCCCGTGCTCCTCAAGCGAGGCATGAGCGCCACCATCAAGGAGCTGTTGATGGCGGCCGAGTACATCGTCGCCCGAGGCAACACCCAGGTCATCCTCTGCGAGCGTGGCATCCGCACGTTCGAGACGATGACGCGCAACACGTTGGACCTGAACGCGGTGCCCATGCTCAAGGCGCTGTCGCACCTGCCTGTCTTCGTGGACCCCTCGCACGGCATCGGCGTGCGCAAGGCGGTGCCGGCGATGATGCGGGCCGCGGTGGCGGTGGGGGCGGACGGCATCATCGTCGAGGTGCACCCGGATCCGCCGCGTGCGAAGTCGGATGGAGCCCAGTCCTTGGACTTCCCCGAGTTCGACAAATCCATGCACGAGGTGCGAGCGATTGCGCGGGCCATGGGCCGCGAAGTCGTGCAGCTGGGATAG
- a CDS encoding NAD(P)/FAD-dependent oxidoreductase, which produces MSNPDVIVVGAGLSGLACARALVQSRLKVMLLEAGDAPGGRVRTDVHEEGFRLDRGFQVYLTAYPEGRQVLDLEPLRIRRFHPGAKVWRGGRLRTVADPLRQPVTALSHVVGSVGTFGDKLRVLELRQLARSGEDEDVWLRPQRTARRYLEELGFTEEMVEGFLRPFLSGVFLDPALTTSSRFLEFVFRMFASGAAGVPERGMGAIPEQLAAKLPSGVLRRNVPVFEVWGHRVRLEGGELVGAKAVVVATDPLAAARLLPGMPAPRMNAVTCLYFAAPEPPVEGPWLLLNGEGHGAVNTVAVMSEVSPAYAPKGQSLISVSVLGVSTDEAALRARVLDELTGWFGAKVSAWRHLRTYSLPFALPSQTVEALEPPHRPVRLSPGLYVCGDHRDSASIQGALVSGRRAAEAVLIDLGL; this is translated from the coding sequence GTGTCGAACCCGGACGTCATCGTCGTGGGCGCGGGACTCTCGGGATTGGCTTGTGCACGGGCGCTCGTGCAATCCCGCTTGAAAGTAATGCTCCTGGAAGCCGGGGATGCGCCCGGAGGCCGTGTCCGCACGGATGTGCACGAAGAGGGCTTTCGCCTGGACCGGGGCTTTCAGGTGTACCTCACGGCCTACCCCGAGGGCCGGCAGGTGTTGGACCTCGAGCCCCTGCGGATTCGCCGGTTTCATCCGGGCGCGAAGGTGTGGCGGGGCGGGCGGCTGCGGACCGTGGCGGACCCGCTCCGTCAGCCGGTGACGGCGCTGTCACACGTCGTGGGCTCGGTGGGAACGTTTGGGGACAAACTCCGGGTGCTGGAGCTGCGGCAGCTCGCGCGCTCTGGCGAGGACGAGGATGTCTGGCTGCGTCCGCAGCGCACCGCGAGGCGCTACCTGGAGGAACTGGGCTTCACCGAGGAGATGGTGGAGGGGTTCCTGCGGCCCTTCCTGTCCGGCGTCTTCCTGGACCCCGCGTTGACGACGTCCAGCCGCTTCCTCGAGTTTGTCTTTCGCATGTTCGCCTCCGGGGCCGCGGGAGTGCCGGAGCGGGGGATGGGGGCCATTCCCGAACAGCTCGCGGCGAAGCTCCCCTCGGGTGTCCTGCGCCGCAACGTCCCCGTGTTCGAGGTGTGGGGACATCGCGTGCGCCTGGAGGGCGGAGAGTTGGTGGGCGCGAAGGCGGTGGTGGTGGCCACGGACCCGTTGGCCGCGGCGAGGCTCCTGCCCGGCATGCCCGCGCCTCGGATGAACGCGGTGACGTGTCTGTATTTCGCCGCGCCGGAGCCGCCCGTGGAGGGGCCGTGGTTGCTCCTCAATGGCGAGGGCCATGGCGCGGTGAACACCGTGGCGGTGATGAGCGAGGTGTCCCCCGCCTATGCACCCAAAGGCCAGTCCCTCATCTCGGTGTCCGTGCTGGGGGTGTCCACGGATGAGGCGGCGCTGCGTGCGCGGGTCCTCGATGAATTGACGGGGTGGTTCGGCGCGAAGGTCTCGGCGTGGCGGCACCTGCGGACCTATTCGCTGCCCTTCGCATTGCCATCACAAACGGTGGAGGCGCTGGAGCCACCGCATCGTCCGGTGCGTTTGTCCCCGGGGCTGTACGTATGTGGCGACCACCGCGACAGCGCGTCCATCCAAGGGGCGCTCGTCTCCGGGCGGCGCGCGGCGGAGGCCGTGCTCATCGACCTGGGACTGTGA